One Epinephelus lanceolatus isolate andai-2023 chromosome 17, ASM4190304v1, whole genome shotgun sequence genomic window carries:
- the hmx2 gene encoding homeobox protein HMX2, with protein MSSAEDSGSKCSSGPISSFTIQSILGTPSDAPRSGNKELSKGPPPPPPRRRSLSVSSEEECSGGEDSADCFCSDTGHSEPCTQHQAHNFCLGPPKGLLSGSDGLPRRPHLPQPLLQDYKEEQERPCHQMSPLSEERQTDGADKQGNSAKKKTRTVFSRSQVYQLESTFDMKRYLSSSERACLASSLQLTETQVKTWFQNRRNKWKRQLSAELEAANMAHASAQTLVGMPLVFRDNSLLRVPVPRSIAFPTPLYYPGSNLPGLPLYNLYNKIEY; from the exons ATGAGTAGCGCAGAAGACAGCGGGAGCAAGTGCTCGTCGGGCCCGATTTCCAGCTTTACCATCCAGTCGATTCTAGGCACGCCGTCTGATGCGCCGCGCTCCGGGAACAAGGAGCTCTCCAAGgggccgccgccgccgccgccgcggAGGCGCTCGCTGTCGGTGTCCTCCGAGGAAGAGTGCAGCGGTGGGGAGGACTCTGCAGACTGCTTCTGCTCCGACACGGGTCACAGCGAGCCATGCACCCAGCACCAAGCCCATAACTTCTGTTTAG GTCCCCCTAAAGGACTGCTGTCTGGGAGTGACGGGCTGCCGCGGCGGCCGCACCTGCCACAGCCTCTGCTGCAGGATTAcaaggaggagcaggagagacCGTGCCATCAAATGTCACCCCTGTCggaggagagacagacggaCGGTGCGGACAAGCAGGGCAACTCAGCCAAGAAGAAGACGCGCACGGTTTTCTCCCGGAGTCAGGTGTACCAGCTGGAGTCCACCTTCGACATGAAGCGGTACCTGAGCAGCTCGGAGCGGGCCTGCTTAGCCTCCAGCCTGCAGCTGACGGAGACTCAGGTCAAGACGTGGTTTCAGAACAGGAGGAACAAATGGAAACGGCAGCTATCAGCTGAACTGGAGGCGGCCAACATGGCCCACGCCTCCGCACAGACACTAGTGGGGATGCCGCTGGTTTTCAGAGATAACTCCTTACTGCGTGTTCCGGTTCCCCGCTCTATCGCCTTTCCGACGCCCCTGTATTACCCGGGGAGCAACCTGCCAGGGTTACCTTTATACAACCTGTATAACAAGATTGAGTACTGA
- the hmx3a gene encoding homeobox protein HMX3: protein MPETTQETCASAKDSPFFIKNLLNCDSKPTKPKPVLAATKAALEGGFSLSQVGDFNFPRFDLPAQRFSLPAHYLERTSAWWYPYTLSSSAHLHRAQVTDKLGARDSSPTSGTDRDSPDLVLKSEPDVKDDEDEDEHNNNKSGDEIILEESDTEEAKKDELEEWKKRDEDKKPCRKKKTRTVFSRSQVFQLESTFDMKRYLSSSERAGLAASLHLTETQVKIWFQNRRNKWKRQLAAELEAANLSHAAAQRIVRVPILYHENSATESGGAGANVPVSQPLLTFPHPGVYYSHPIVTSVPLLRPV, encoded by the exons ATGCCAGAGACAACGCAAGAGACGTGCGCTTCGGCCAAGGACTCTCCTTTCTTCATTAAGAACCTGCTGAACTGTGATAGCAAACCGACCAAACCCAAGCCCGTGCTGGCTGCCACTAAGGCCGCCTTGGAGGGAGGATTTTCCCTGTCGCAGGTCGGGGACTTCAACTTTCCACGCTTTGACCTGCCCGCACAGAGGTTCAGTCTACCGGCTCACTACTTGGAGCGCACCTCGGCGTGGTGGTACCCCTACACCCTCAGCTCATCCGCCCACCTACACAGAGCCCAAG TCACAGACAAACTGGGAGCCAGAGACTCCTCTCCAACCTCGGGCACGGACAGAGACTCGCCGGACCTGGTGCTCAAATCCGAGCCAGACGTCAAAGACGATGAAGATGAGGACgagcacaacaacaacaaaagtggcGACGAGATAATCCTGGAGGAGAGCGACACGGAGGAAGCCAAAAAAGACGAGCTGGAGGAGTGGAAGAAGCGGGACGAGGACAAGAAGCCGTGCCGCAAGAAGAAGACGCGCACGGTGTTCTCCCGGAGCCAGGTGTTCCAGCTGGAGTCCACCTTCGACATGAAGCGGTACCTGAGCAGCTCGGAGCGGGCCGGCCTGGCCGCGTCCCTCCACCTGACGGAGACCCAGGTGAAGATCTGGTTCCAGAACAGGAGGAACAAGTGGAAAAGGCAGCTGGCCGCGGAGCTGGAGGCCGCCAACCTGAGCCACGCCGCGGCGCAGAGGATAGTCCGGGTGCCCATCCTCTACCACGAGAACTCGGCCACGGAGAGCGGGGGCGCCGGTGCCAACGTGCCCGTGAGCCAGCCGCTGCTCACCTTCCCGCACCCGGGCGTCTACTACTCGCATCCCATCGTCACATCCGTGCCGCTGCTCAGACCGGTTTGA